The Roseibium sp. Sym1 genomic interval CTTGCCCAGCGAGTCGAGGGTCGTGGCGCGGGGGTGTTCGTCGCGGTCCACCACCAGCGCCTCGCCCTTGCGCTGCGGGATCGTCACCGGGGTGATCTCTTGCGCGAGGCGCCCGTTGGCTTGCGCGGCCGACGCCTTGGCCTGGCTGGCCAGCGCCATCGCGTCCTGCGCCTCGCGGCTGATGCCGTAGTCATCCGCCACGTTCTGCCCGGTCTGCGGCATCGAATCCGTGCCCCAGGCCGCATGCATCGCCGGATTGATCAGCCGCCAGCCGATGGTGGTGTCGCAGATCTCGGCGTTGCGGGAAAAGGCGCTGTCGGCCTTGGGCATCACGAAGGGGGCGCGGCTCATGCTTTCGACACCGCCCGCGATGACCAGCTGCGCCTCGCCGGCGGCGATCTGGCGGGCCGAGGTCAGCACCGCGTCCATCCCCGAGCCACAAAGCCGGTTGATCGTGGTCCCCGTCACTCCGACCGGCAAACCTGCCAGCAACAGCGACATGCGCGCCACGTTACGGTTGTCCTCGCCCGCCTGATTAGCGCAGCCGAAGATCACGTCATCCACCGCTTCCCAATCCACGCCGGCGTTGCGGTCCATCAGCGCGCGGAGCGGAATGGCCCCCAGATCGTCGGGGCGCACCGACGACAGTGCCCCGCCATACCGGCCGATCGGCGTGCGGATGTAGTCGCAGATGAAGACGTCGGTCATATTGATGCTCCAAATGTAGCAGGCTTACAGCTTCTCGATCAACTCCGGGATGGCCGTGAAGAGGTCGGCGACCAAGCCATAGTCGGCGACCCGGAAGATCGGAGCCTCTTCGTCCTTGTTGATGGCGACGATGACCTTGCTGTCCTTCATCCCCGCAAGATGCTGGATCGCACCCGAGATGCCGACCGCGACATAAAGGTCCGGCGCCACGACCTTGCCGGTCTGGCCGACCTGCCAGTCGTTCGGCGCGTAGCCACTGTCCACCGCCGCCCGGGACGCCCCGACAGCGGCATTCAGCTTGTCCGCCAGCTTCTCGATCAGCGCGAAGTCGGCCTGGCTGCCCACGCCGCGCCCG includes:
- the pcaF gene encoding 3-oxoadipyl-CoA thiolase → MTDVFICDYIRTPIGRYGGALSSVRPDDLGAIPLRALMDRNAGVDWEAVDDVIFGCANQAGEDNRNVARMSLLLAGLPVGVTGTTINRLCGSGMDAVLTSARQIAAGEAQLVIAGGVESMSRAPFVMPKADSAFSRNAEICDTTIGWRLINPAMHAAWGTDSMPQTGQNVADDYGISREAQDAMALASQAKASAAQANGRLAQEITPVTIPQRKGEALVVDRDEHPRATTLDSLGKLKPLFPNGSVTAGNASGVNDGAAALILASAAAARVHGLTPIARILGGATAGVPPRIMGIGPAPASQKLMARLGLTQADFDVIELNEAFAAQGVATLRQLGIADDDTRVNRNGGAIALGHPLGMSGARITGTAALELRHTHGRRSLSTMCIGVGQGIAIALERV